A single genomic interval of Pseudomonadota bacterium harbors:
- a CDS encoding glycosyltransferase yields MIPLRQGLTVVMPARDEEVHLRDAAGVVLDVVPRYFADFELIIVNDGSTDRTGEIAEELAASHPRVMVVHNLPARGLGGVVRQGIEKARMGLFMYVDSKGATPEAALDKILGCHGHADLIIPYPTNTRERNKIRNLISWAYKQLLNLLFGLRLRYYNHLVLYRTSQVRGIKAGTDSYAFQAVYIIKLLKGGASFMEVGVEDCFNLEGRKSKAFSISNMIGISLALLRLFRQIHSRNEQDG; encoded by the coding sequence GTGATGCCGGCCCGGGACGAAGAGGTGCACCTGCGTGATGCGGCCGGGGTGGTGCTTGATGTAGTGCCGCGCTATTTTGCGGATTTTGAACTGATTATTGTCAATGATGGGAGTACTGACCGGACCGGGGAAATCGCCGAAGAGCTGGCCGCCTCCCATCCACGGGTTATGGTCGTCCATAACCTTCCGGCCCGAGGCCTTGGCGGGGTTGTGCGGCAGGGGATTGAGAAAGCCCGGATGGGATTATTCATGTATGTTGACAGCAAGGGGGCCACTCCGGAGGCGGCTCTGGATAAGATTCTCGGCTGTCACGGCCATGCCGATCTGATCATTCCCTATCCGACCAACACCAGGGAAAGAAATAAAATCCGCAACCTGATCTCCTGGGCGTACAAACAGCTCCTGAACCTGCTTTTTGGACTTCGACTCCGGTACTATAATCACCTTGTACTATATCGGACGAGCCAGGTCCGCGGGATTAAAGCCGGAACAGATTCTTATGCCTTTCAGGCGGTGTACATCATCAAGCTCTTAAAGGGTGGCGCGAGTTTCATGGAAGTCGGGGTAGAGGATTGTTTTAATCTTGAAGGGCGGAAGAGCAAGGCCTTTTCCATCAGCAATATGATCGGTATAAGCCTCGCCCTGCTGAGACTTTTCCGTCAGATACACTCAAGGAATGAACAGGATGGGTGA